Part of the Crossiella cryophila genome, GCCCATGGACGGGGTGGCCGAGGGAATGGGGAGCATATGAGGTTCACCAGGGCCCGCGATCTTGTGGTGCCCGGTCTCGTGCTGGCCGTTGTGGCATATCTCGCACTGCGACTTGCCTACGGCTACGTGCCAAGGGTGCCGGTGCTCGCGGGGGTCACGCTGCTGCCGGTGGCCCTCGGCGAGGTGTGGTGGGCCTTCGTGCTGCGCGGCCGGATCCAGCGCCGCCCGAACGCGCGGCTGCTCGAACCGTTGGTCGCCGCCCGCTCGGTCGCGCTGGCCAAGGCGTCCTCGCTGGCCGGGGCGGTGCTGCTGGGGGTGTGGCTGGGTGTGCTGGCCTACGTGCTGCCGTTGCAGGGACAGCTCGCGGCGGCGCAGAACGACACCGTGCCCGCGGTGCTGGGCGCGTTCAGCGCGGGTGCGTTGATCGCCGCCGGGCTGTGGCTGGAGCACTGTTGCCGCACGCCGGACCAGCCGGAGGACCGGGACGCACCGTGACCTGTGGTCGCTGTCCGTGGATTTTTTCGTTGCCTGAACGACTTCCTTACCAATCCGGAACCTGACGGACAGGTCTCGAACGGATAACTCCCGGGTACCGTAGGGGCCATGAACGGCCGCAGCGACTCGACCTCCGAGCCTCGCAGCACGGCCCGCGGGAACGGAATCCTGCTGCTCGGAGCCGTATTGCTCCTGGCTGCGACCGCCGCCGTGGTGCTCGTGATCAGCGACGATGCCCGATGGTTGCGGCTGGGCGTGGTCGCGGCCCTGTGGGCGGCGCTGGTCGGCGCCTTCGCCGCCGCGCGCTACCGCAAGCAGGCGGGCGAGCGGGCCCAGCGTGCCGAGGAGCTGCACCGGGTCTACGAGCTGGAGCTGGAGTGCGAGGTCGCGGCGCGGCGCGAGTACGAGCTGGAGGTCGAGGCCAAGACCAGGGAGCGGATCGAGCAGGAGTCGCGCAGCGATCTGGACGAGCTGCGCAACGAGCTGCGCGCGCTGCGGGAGAACCTGGAAGCGCTGCTGGGTGGTGAGGTGCTGGTCGAACGCGTGGCCTTACGGGCCGAATCGACCCGCATGCGCTCGCTGCCCGACCAGTCCCGCCGGCTGGCCATCTCCGACCGGTCCGACCGGGTCATCGCCTCCGCGGAGGAGCGCATCCGCAAGATCACCGCGGGCACGGTCGAACCGGTCCGCGCCCAGGCGACCCGCCAGGAGGAGAGCACCCAGCTCATCCCGGCCGTGCGCGCCGACCGCAAGGAACCCCAGCAGGACGTGCGCGCCGACGCCGCCCGCACCGCCTTCGTGTCCAAGGAGGCCGTGCGCGCCGAGGCGCAGCGCCGGGAGGCCCGGCCTGCCGCGCCGCAGCGCCAGCACGTGCCGCCGCGCAAGCAGACCACCCCCGAGCCCAGCCGCCCGGACGTGCAGCGGGACCGGGACCGGCAGCAGCCGCGCCGGGAGCCCGAGCGCCGCGAGCCGGAACGCCGCGAGCCGGAACCGGCCTTCGCCGAGACCGCCCGGCTGGCCAGGCAGGCCCAGCCGCAACCGCAGCCCAAGCCGCAGCCCGTGCTCAAGCAGCAGCCCGCGCAGCGGCCGGAGTTCCGCCGCCCGGAACCGGCCAGTGCCTCGATCGTGGCCGAGCTGGACGGCGGCGCGTCCACCTGGACCGAGACCCCGCCCGCCCGCCCTGCCCGCCCGGAACCCGCGGTGACCCGCGGCGAGGTGATCGGCAGCGGCCAGGTGCAGCGCCCGGCCCAGCCGCCGCGGCCGGCCGAGCGGCCCGAGTTCCATCCCACTATCGGTGATCGTCACCCCGAGCCGAGTGCACCCGCGGTGATCGACCACACTGAGGTGGTGGCCCGTCGTTACCGCCCCGACCCGGAACCCAACGAGCCCGCCGCGACCCCGTCCTGGGCGTTCGACTCCGGCTCTTCCTCGAGCAGCTCGACCCCGTCCTCCTGGACGGAGGCCGAATCCACCGGCCGCCGCCGCAAGCCGGAGTACGAGCCGGAGGAGCCGGCCGGCCGCAGGCGCAAGCCGGAGTTCGAGTTCGAGGAAGCCCCCGCCGAGCCCGCGGGCCGTCGCCGCAAGCCCGAACCGGAACCGGAGTCCGAGGCCCCCGGCGGCGGTCGCCGCCGCAAGCCGGAAAGCTCCTGGGACGCCCTCGGCGGCTGGAACCCGGAACTCTCCGACGACGCCAGCCGCTCCCGGCTGGACCCGGACACCGGCGCGCACGGC contains:
- a CDS encoding DUF3180 domain-containing protein codes for the protein MRFTRARDLVVPGLVLAVVAYLALRLAYGYVPRVPVLAGVTLLPVALGEVWWAFVLRGRIQRRPNARLLEPLVAARSVALAKASSLAGAVLLGVWLGVLAYVLPLQGQLAAAQNDTVPAVLGAFSAGALIAAGLWLEHCCRTPDQPEDRDAP
- a CDS encoding DUF6779 domain-containing protein, which codes for MNGRSDSTSEPRSTARGNGILLLGAVLLLAATAAVVLVISDDARWLRLGVVAALWAALVGAFAAARYRKQAGERAQRAEELHRVYELELECEVAARREYELEVEAKTRERIEQESRSDLDELRNELRALRENLEALLGGEVLVERVALRAESTRMRSLPDQSRRLAISDRSDRVIASAEERIRKITAGTVEPVRAQATRQEESTQLIPAVRADRKEPQQDVRADAARTAFVSKEAVRAEAQRREARPAAPQRQHVPPRKQTTPEPSRPDVQRDRDRQQPRREPERREPERREPEPAFAETARLARQAQPQPQPKPQPVLKQQPAQRPEFRRPEPASASIVAELDGGASTWTETPPARPARPEPAVTRGEVIGSGQVQRPAQPPRPAERPEFHPTIGDRHPEPSAPAVIDHTEVVARRYRPDPEPNEPAATPSWAFDSGSSSSSSTPSSWTEAESTGRRRKPEYEPEEPAGRRRKPEFEFEEAPAEPAGRRRKPEPEPESEAPGGGRRRKPESSWDALGGWNPELSDDASRSRLDPDTGAHGGGGKSVSELLAAHGNTEPPRRRRRKDD